ATTTGCCTTTGCTCGCTTGAGTCTTTACTCGCCCAGATGACGCATTTACATATTCCAATTTGCCTAAGCCTTTCCTAACCCAAACTAGCTTGTTCGCCCGGTAAGACTTTCCCTAACGTTCGAGGCTACGGGAGTCTATGCGACCACGCGGCAACTGCGAAAAGGGTTCCTTCTAAATTCGGACGGGCTCTCACACATTCGGGAATCATGTATACGATAGCGGATTACCATACTGGCAAAAGgtgtatttgatttatttattaaaaagcgCATAATATCTTTATAAAGACAAAATTAATGCATCAACACGtgttttgatgattttatttttagagagagagagagagagccttttCCCTGAAAATACAGCACGTGAAACTTCAACTTCATGCACTTTTGACCGGAGCCGCCCCCCTCCCCTATAAGTTAATACAGCAACAAATCTAAAGAAGAAATTCAACCGATCACTTTTAGGACAACTTTGAAGTTGATTCCATGATGTCATGTCTTTGATATTTCATAATATGAtaattcatgacaattaaaatctttaaaatattaGGAGTAACTTTTCAAGATAGCCATGCATTGGGGCAATATAATGCAAATCTACATGACTAGTCTCAAAGTCAAATGAGACAAGGATACTCCACAAGgtaacccaaaaaaaaaccaaaagagggATTGGTGTTGCAAGCATGTTCCagatgtttttcaaaaaataggATCATAAATTGTATGCCACTGTGCTCTATAACCTAATCTCTGGTGATGTGAAAATCACGGTTTAAAAGAAGGGCCAGTTCTTTGAGTTCATACACAGATCATCTAACTGCACTGATGCGTTAACAGATGAAGCCTTCAATCATAACGCACTACTCCCTTTAGACGAAAAGATCTATAATATGCATATGCTATACTGTACAACTAGTGCTGGCATTTACTCGGAAGGAAAGCCTCTCAATCTTCTGCAACACGCAAATTATAGTGGCGTGCTAAGCGACGAGCAGTTCCATCAGCCATGATACTATCTACCATCTCATACTTCTTGTAATTTCCTTTAAGGGTGTCCAGCTGCTGCTTTGCAagtttctcttcttcttgtagtTGTTGCTGTGTGAAGAAATTCATGTAATCAATAAAGATTAGAGGATAGGTTGCCTCCGAGACACTATCTAGTAAAGAACTACAACAAAATGCCATAAATTGCATCAAACTGCCAAAACTTACCTTCTGTAAGAATGCAGCTTCAGCAGCATGTTTGTTGGTAAGACGCTTCATTTTCCTAGCTACCTCAAAATCAGGATCATTTTCATCCAACCAACGACACTGTATCCTTCTACCGGGCTTTATTGGGCGTTCATCAAACATCTCCACTTGGGCAGGTCGTGCCCTCACTGGCCTGGGCATCCCAGATATCATAAAAGGAAATTGGCAAATCTCAGATAGAACAGCTTTAGCCTGCCTCACGTTCTCCATCTCCACCAATGCACACTCTGCAATGTTCCTCGGTCCCATGTAGTTTGGAATAAACTGAACATTTTTTACGGCCCCAAACTGATTTAGAGCAGTTCTCACAACAGGTTCAGTGACTTGTGGTGAGAGGTGATCAAGATAAATCGTTCGTTTCACCTTCTCTAAAAATGCAGCATAATCTGCTTGGGCCGCTGAAGATCCCATgtagaataaaaagaaaatcctaaCAATAGGTCAATTTAAAAGGTCAGACAAATTgtccaaattataatattaaatgcaAACATTTATACAAATGTATCAGTAAAAGACAGCATATCCACCAGATAAACAACCACTCAAGTaagaacatattttaaaaaagaacctCAAcaagtaatatttaatattattgacatACACAATGCTGCAGCAattgtacttatcaaaagaattCTGCAGAAATTGTAAGCTATATACGAGAACAGAATTCTGCAGCAGTGGTTCTATAATGTACTTGGGATCCTTGTTTAATGAAACTGACCTTACCCAAAGAAAAGGAGGGACCTAATGGTATACGACATGTAGACAAAAAAGGTTCGGCTACAAAATAGAAGCAGAACACAGTAGGCCtcgttcactttcacaaaacttctcgactcatcttatctcatctcatctaatcattacaatttttccaaatttccatacaaaataaaataaacaattcaactttttcaaatctcaaaacaaagataatattaaaaatatatattctaacaatattttattcaactttcaacttttatctcaactcatctcatctcatttgcgaaaacaaacgaggccctAGGTCTACAAAATCTACAAATGAAATCTGGATGCAGCTAAGATCCCCCCTATCGCTATATGGTAACTTcacatttgtttttttcaaatcgTCTTTGGATATGTGGGTGACTAAATACAGACATAACCAAATACACACTTGTAGAGTAAGTTTTCATTTGCTTTCTTCAAAATGTATTCGGTTATTTGTGTCTAAATACATACTTGAATATACATACCCacattttttttctgataagtataaacacacacacatctcaaaaacaaaaagagactAACTTAATTGATAACTGTTGAGGAAAATGTATCATTAAAAATGAGAAACCAATCCAAGAATCCAATCAAAAACTAGGTAAGGCattaaatttagtttttaatGGCTTCATGATCCCCATTTTGAAAAACTTTGTTCTCTCACTTTCCACACCAAATGCATCATTCATTGTCTGACAGCTAAAGTATAAATATCTAGACATGAGACAACTTTTATGGTGAATAACTATCATGCCAAAACTAAATCTATTTAAAACCCCACTTAACTTAAccccttgccgagggcctgtgcacccctagGATTAGTCAAGACGTTGTTCCTGGA
Above is a genomic segment from Juglans microcarpa x Juglans regia isolate MS1-56 chromosome 1D, Jm3101_v1.0, whole genome shotgun sequence containing:
- the LOC121236383 gene encoding uncharacterized protein LOC121236383 isoform X1; the encoded protein is MSYTIRSLLFFGIFFLFYMGSSAAQADYAAFLEKVKRTIYLDHLSPQVTEPVVRTALNQFGAVKNVQFIPNYMGPRNIAECALVEMENVRQAKAVLSEICQFPFMISGMPRPVRARPAQVEMFDERPIKPGRRIQCRWLDENDPDFEVARKMKRLTNKHAAEAAFLQKQQLQEEEKLAKQQLDTLKGNYKKYEMVDSIMADGTARRLARHYNLRVAED
- the LOC121236383 gene encoding uncharacterized protein LOC121236383 isoform X2 — translated: MGSSAAQADYAAFLEKVKRTIYLDHLSPQVTEPVVRTALNQFGAVKNVQFIPNYMGPRNIAECALVEMENVRQAKAVLSEICQFPFMISGMPRPVRARPAQVEMFDERPIKPGRRIQCRWLDENDPDFEVARKMKRLTNKHAAEAAFLQKQQLQEEEKLAKQQLDTLKGNYKKYEMVDSIMADGTARRLARHYNLRVAED